The Arenicella xantha genome window below encodes:
- the hslV gene encoding ATP-dependent protease subunit HslV, translated as MPEFRGTTILSVRRGNKVVIGGDGQVSMGNTVMKGNARKVRRLYKGAVIAGFAGSTADAFTLFELFDAKLAKHQGILTKAAVELAKEWRTDRMLRRLEALLCVADKEASYIISGNGDVIEPEEGVMAIGSGGSFAEAAARALTQNTDMGAREIVEAALNIAGDICVFTNHNQTIEELEF; from the coding sequence ATGCCCGAATTTAGAGGCACAACCATACTCTCGGTACGCCGAGGTAATAAAGTCGTTATTGGCGGTGATGGCCAAGTTTCAATGGGCAATACCGTGATGAAGGGCAATGCACGGAAAGTTCGCCGTTTGTATAAAGGGGCTGTAATTGCAGGCTTCGCCGGTAGCACTGCCGATGCGTTTACCTTGTTTGAGTTATTCGACGCAAAGCTAGCCAAGCACCAAGGAATTCTCACTAAAGCCGCGGTCGAGTTGGCTAAAGAGTGGCGTACAGACCGTATGCTGCGTCGCCTAGAGGCTTTATTGTGCGTGGCGGACAAAGAAGCGTCTTATATTATTTCTGGCAATGGTGATGTGATCGAGCCTGAAGAAGGCGTAATGGCGATTGGTTCTGGTGGATCATTCGCTGAAGCGGCCGCCCGTGCTTTGACCCAAAACACTGATATGGGAGCTCGCGAAATAGTCGAAGCGGCACTGAATATTGCCGGCGATATCTGCGTGTTTACCAACCATAATCAGACGATTGAAGAATTGGAGTTCTAA
- a CDS encoding lysophospholipid acyltransferase family protein → MIKFRSVLFYIGKGLSTIPFFFVSIIALLVPARRRSELIAGWARFVTWWLRITCGLSHSLEGMEHLPERPCVLACAHSSTWETITTQTFLPPLAWVLKKELLNIPVFGMGLRATGPIAIDRKDSKNALDQVIEQGLEKFKEGRYVLIFPEGTRTPWGAQGRYKKGAAKLAVAANVPIIPIAHDAGKYWSSKSWWIKPGKIRCIMGPEISVQGKTDTEITKEIQHWIESQDL, encoded by the coding sequence ATGATTAAATTTCGGTCTGTACTGTTTTACATCGGTAAAGGTCTGTCGACCATTCCGTTCTTCTTTGTCTCTATCATTGCGTTACTAGTACCGGCCCGTCGCCGTTCGGAGTTGATTGCTGGCTGGGCTCGATTCGTCACGTGGTGGCTAAGAATCACCTGTGGACTAAGCCACTCATTAGAAGGAATGGAGCATTTACCAGAACGCCCTTGCGTACTCGCCTGTGCACATTCCTCAACGTGGGAGACCATCACAACACAAACCTTCTTGCCACCACTCGCCTGGGTTCTAAAAAAGGAATTATTAAATATTCCGGTATTCGGCATGGGACTTCGCGCGACCGGCCCAATTGCTATAGATCGCAAAGACAGCAAGAACGCGCTCGATCAAGTGATCGAACAAGGCTTAGAGAAATTCAAAGAAGGCCGTTACGTATTAATATTCCCAGAAGGAACTCGCACTCCGTGGGGCGCCCAAGGCCGCTATAAAAAAGGCGCTGCTAAGCTAGCAGTAGCGGCTAACGTACCAATTATCCCAATCGCTCATGACGCAGGCAAGTACTGGTCAAGCAAGAGTTGGTGGATCAAGCCGGGGAAAATTCGCTGCATAATGGGCCCTGAGATTTCGGTGCAGGGTAAAACCGACACTGAAATCACTAAGGAAATCCAACATTGGATTGAATCTCAAGACCTGTAA
- a CDS encoding ClpXP protease specificity-enhancing factor: MTSTKPYLLRAIFEWAEDNGFTPQVLVNATADGVEVPTGHVVDGQIVLNISSSAIQLHVMDNECLSFSARFSGIEQDIFLPIDSILAIFARENSQGIFFEEGDDELDPDPNPSAAKRNVSEPTKLEPKQKAKRDASHLKIIK, translated from the coding sequence ATGACTTCCACCAAACCTTATCTACTGCGAGCAATCTTTGAGTGGGCCGAAGACAATGGCTTTACCCCTCAGGTTTTAGTTAACGCAACAGCTGACGGCGTTGAAGTGCCAACTGGCCATGTTGTTGATGGTCAGATTGTGTTGAACATTAGCTCTTCGGCGATTCAGTTACACGTTATGGATAACGAGTGTCTGAGCTTTTCCGCTCGCTTTAGCGGCATAGAGCAAGATATTTTCTTGCCGATCGACTCTATTTTGGCAATCTTTGCACGGGAAAATTCGCAAGGTATCTTTTTTGAAGAAGGGGATGATGAACTCGATCCAGACCCCAATCCAAGTGCCGCTAAGCGAAACGTGTCTGAGCCAACAAAGCTCGAGCCTAAGCAGAAGGCCAAGCGAGATGCATCGCACCTTAAAATCATTAAGTAA
- a CDS encoding SDR family oxidoreductase has translation MSTTFNNKVVWITGASSGIGEALALEFARRGAILVLSARRKDVLNAVKVECENLQKTKVGCHVVALDVTDSKQIDSAVRQVVETCGRIDLLINNAGISQRSSCLTTEMSTYRALFEVDVFGQIELTKAVLPLMLEQGHGHVAVTASVAGKIGAPFRTGYCAAKHAVMGFFDSLRSEVSQHNIHVTTIVPGYIRTNISANAVAGDGSRFGKTDSNIRDGMSAEECASIIVNGMQKGKSEISVGKGLEMHALWIKRFFPGLLFKLVNKQYHKAAQRDGFE, from the coding sequence ATGAGCACTACATTCAATAACAAAGTTGTTTGGATCACCGGGGCTTCTTCTGGAATCGGTGAAGCGCTTGCTTTAGAGTTTGCCCGAAGGGGGGCTATTTTAGTGCTTTCAGCGCGTCGTAAAGACGTGTTGAATGCGGTCAAGGTCGAGTGTGAAAATTTGCAGAAGACTAAGGTTGGATGCCATGTTGTGGCGTTAGACGTAACGGATTCCAAACAAATCGACAGTGCGGTCCGTCAGGTCGTAGAGACCTGTGGGCGCATTGATTTGTTGATTAATAACGCAGGCATCTCGCAACGCTCGAGTTGCTTAACCACCGAAATGAGTACCTACCGAGCATTGTTCGAGGTCGATGTGTTTGGTCAGATCGAGCTTACCAAAGCGGTTTTGCCCCTTATGCTCGAGCAAGGTCATGGTCATGTGGCCGTTACCGCCTCAGTGGCGGGCAAAATTGGTGCGCCTTTTAGAACCGGTTATTGTGCCGCTAAACATGCTGTGATGGGGTTTTTTGACTCCCTGCGAAGTGAAGTGTCTCAGCACAATATTCACGTTACAACGATTGTCCCTGGCTACATACGAACTAATATTTCCGCTAATGCGGTGGCCGGAGATGGTTCTAGGTTCGGTAAAACAGATAGCAATATCCGCGATGGCATGTCAGCTGAAGAGTGTGCCAGTATCATTGTGAATGGAATGCAAAAAGGTAAGTCAGAAATATCCGTCGGCAAAGGTCTTGAGATGCATGCGCTGTGGATAAAACGTTTTTTTCCCGGACTATTATTCAAATTGGTCAATAAGCAGTACCATAAAGCGGCTCAGCGTGACGGGTTTGAGTAA
- the gmhB gene encoding D-glycero-beta-D-manno-heptose 1,7-bisphosphate 7-phosphatase, with amino-acid sequence MASGKLVILDRDGVINQDSPEFIKSPDEWLPIKGSLESIARLSQAGIDVVVITNQSGIGRGLLTANTLGRIHVRMIDYVQQYGGKIQSILFCPHHPDDDCACRKPKAGLYDELATRLNISFQGVYSVGDSLRDLQAARAAGASPVLVKTGNGKKTMKQISQDADWDTTPVYDNLSSFVDAFLADQVVA; translated from the coding sequence ATGGCTTCAGGTAAATTAGTAATTTTGGACCGCGACGGGGTAATCAACCAAGACTCCCCAGAGTTCATCAAGAGTCCAGACGAGTGGCTGCCCATCAAAGGCAGCCTGGAGTCGATCGCACGCTTATCACAAGCCGGCATCGACGTTGTGGTCATCACCAATCAATCCGGTATCGGACGCGGCTTACTGACTGCCAATACCTTAGGCAGAATACATGTTCGCATGATCGACTACGTACAGCAGTACGGCGGTAAGATCCAAAGCATCTTATTTTGCCCGCACCATCCTGACGACGACTGCGCTTGCCGCAAACCCAAAGCCGGGTTGTACGATGAGTTGGCAACACGCCTAAACATTTCGTTTCAAGGCGTTTACAGCGTCGGCGATTCACTACGCGACCTACAAGCGGCAAGAGCCGCTGGTGCATCGCCAGTGCTGGTAAAAACTGGCAACGGCAAAAAGACCATGAAGCAAATTTCGCAAGATGCGGATTGGGATACGACCCCGGTATACGATAATTTGTCTAGTTTCGTTGATGCGTTTCTAGCAGATCAAGTTGTTGCGTAA
- the hslU gene encoding ATP-dependent protease ATPase subunit HslU, with translation MSEMTPREIVQELDKHIIGQADAKRAVAIALRNRWRRTQVADEALRAEITPKNILMIGPTGVGKTEIARRLANLADAPFLKVEATKFTEVGYVGREVDSIIRDLADIAVKRQREAEMQKMQVRAEDAAEERVLDILLPPARDVGFSPASNTSESNDGAARQKFRKKLREGELDEREIEVEVSAASAGMEIFGPQGMEELTNQLQGMMKNMGAGKKQSRKMTIKEALKVLTEEEAGKLVNEDDIKLAAIQRLENHGIVFIDEIDKIVGRSEGGKSPDVSREGVQRDLLPLVEGTTVSTKHGMVKTDHILFIGSGAFQLSKPSDLIPELQGRMPIRVELSALSVDDFKRILTEPDASLTEQYQALMQTENVKLAFTEDGVVRIAELAWQVNESTENIGARRLHTMLERLLESVSFEASDRSGDSVSIDKAYVNEHLDELAEDEDYARYIL, from the coding sequence ATGAGTGAAATGACCCCCCGCGAGATTGTTCAAGAACTCGATAAGCACATTATTGGTCAGGCGGATGCCAAGCGTGCCGTGGCGATTGCCTTGCGTAATCGTTGGCGTCGTACTCAGGTTGCAGATGAAGCATTACGCGCCGAAATTACCCCTAAAAATATTTTGATGATCGGGCCTACCGGTGTTGGTAAGACTGAGATCGCTCGTCGTTTAGCGAATTTAGCCGACGCACCTTTTCTTAAAGTCGAAGCGACCAAATTCACCGAAGTTGGTTATGTTGGTCGTGAAGTTGATTCAATTATCCGAGATCTCGCCGATATCGCCGTTAAGCGTCAACGTGAAGCCGAAATGCAGAAGATGCAGGTGCGAGCGGAAGATGCCGCTGAAGAGCGTGTCCTTGATATTTTATTGCCCCCCGCGCGCGACGTTGGCTTTAGTCCAGCGAGTAACACATCTGAAAGTAATGATGGTGCGGCGCGTCAGAAATTTCGCAAGAAGCTTCGCGAAGGTGAATTGGATGAGCGCGAAATAGAGGTTGAGGTTTCAGCAGCAAGTGCCGGAATGGAAATTTTTGGCCCGCAAGGCATGGAAGAGCTGACTAATCAATTGCAAGGCATGATGAAAAATATGGGCGCTGGAAAAAAGCAGTCTCGTAAAATGACCATCAAGGAAGCCTTGAAAGTATTGACTGAGGAAGAGGCGGGTAAGTTAGTTAATGAAGATGATATTAAGCTGGCCGCGATACAGCGTTTAGAAAATCATGGCATCGTGTTTATTGATGAGATTGATAAAATTGTTGGTCGGTCGGAAGGCGGAAAAAGTCCAGATGTGTCGCGAGAAGGCGTGCAACGAGATTTATTGCCGCTGGTCGAAGGAACGACCGTCTCCACTAAGCATGGCATGGTCAAGACGGATCATATTCTGTTTATTGGGTCAGGTGCGTTTCAATTATCTAAGCCATCGGATTTGATTCCCGAGCTGCAAGGTCGTATGCCGATTCGAGTTGAGTTGTCAGCCTTGAGCGTGGATGATTTTAAGCGAATTTTGACCGAGCCTGATGCGTCGCTAACGGAGCAATACCAAGCGTTGATGCAGACCGAGAACGTTAAATTAGCGTTTACTGAAGACGGGGTTGTGCGAATAGCCGAGTTGGCTTGGCAGGTCAACGAGAGCACCGAAAACATTGGTGCTAGACGTTTACATACTATGTTAGAGCGATTATTGGAAAGCGTCTCATTCGAAGCGAGTGACCGTTCCGGTGATAGCGTGTCGATTGATAAAGCTTATGTAAATGAACACTTAGATGAGCTCGCCGAAGACGAAGATTATGCGCGCTACATTCTTTAG
- the gshA gene encoding glutamate--cysteine ligase has translation MVNSDCTSTLSLIDSELATTLTDIVRGVEKEGLRVTTDNHVAQDHHPTALGSTLTHPSITTDYSEALLEFITPTSTKVQDTVDYLERLHKLTLENLDEQVIWPVSMPCRLDGDKSIPIADYGTSNVGTLKHVYRQGLGVRYGRIMQSIAGIHYNFSLPDQFWPLYRSKMQADKRTVGSSVQDFKSAQYFSLIRNFRRYSWILHYLFGASPVLDKSFLNGRSHQLQEIQKDTLGLPYATSLRMSDLGYQNTAQQGLHVSYSSLEEYVTTLGEAMHQSYPPYDEIGIKVDGQYRQLNANVLQIENEYYSDIRPKRVTRSGEKPIAALRDRGVEYIEVRILDINPFVPIGISASQMRFLDAYLLYCLFSQCPEVSNTGCPEIRGNQREVILRGRDPSLTLTRNNQQVPFKEAAQELLEAVMGTAKLLDQANQTNEYSESVRQQQAKVVDSHLTPSGQMMDELNQGTDFVELARHQADRFKDYFDALPRDPKFDVEHAEMAQQSLAKQAELEASDTQSFDDFLAEYNAS, from the coding sequence ATGGTTAATTCAGATTGTACTTCTACCCTAAGCTTAATTGATTCTGAGCTTGCGACCACGCTAACGGACATTGTTCGTGGGGTCGAAAAAGAGGGGCTGCGTGTCACAACTGACAACCATGTGGCGCAAGACCATCATCCGACAGCATTGGGGTCGACCCTGACGCATCCCAGTATTACTACCGACTACTCGGAAGCACTACTTGAGTTCATTACGCCAACCAGCACTAAGGTGCAGGATACGGTCGATTATCTCGAGCGTCTGCATAAGCTGACGCTGGAGAATCTTGATGAACAAGTTATTTGGCCGGTCAGCATGCCGTGTCGGCTCGACGGCGATAAAAGTATTCCTATTGCTGATTACGGGACGTCTAATGTCGGTACACTTAAGCATGTATACCGACAAGGGCTTGGCGTGCGCTATGGGCGTATCATGCAGTCGATAGCTGGGATTCACTATAATTTTTCTCTGCCTGATCAATTTTGGCCGTTGTATCGGAGTAAGATGCAAGCCGATAAACGGACCGTCGGTAGCTCTGTTCAGGACTTCAAGTCTGCTCAATATTTCTCACTGATACGCAATTTTCGTCGCTATTCCTGGATACTGCATTATCTATTTGGGGCATCCCCGGTGCTGGATAAAAGCTTCTTGAATGGTCGCTCGCATCAGCTGCAAGAAATACAAAAAGACACTCTCGGACTGCCTTATGCGACGTCACTGCGAATGAGTGATCTAGGCTATCAAAACACTGCTCAGCAAGGTCTCCATGTGTCTTATTCGTCGCTAGAAGAATATGTGACCACGCTTGGCGAGGCGATGCATCAATCGTATCCACCGTATGACGAAATTGGCATTAAGGTCGACGGGCAATATCGCCAGCTTAACGCAAACGTGTTGCAAATTGAGAACGAGTATTACAGTGACATCCGGCCTAAACGTGTTACGCGTTCTGGTGAAAAGCCAATCGCTGCGTTGCGTGACCGCGGAGTTGAGTACATTGAGGTTCGAATATTAGATATTAACCCGTTTGTGCCGATTGGAATTAGTGCGTCTCAGATGCGATTCCTTGATGCCTATCTTTTGTATTGTTTATTTTCTCAGTGCCCTGAAGTCAGTAATACCGGATGTCCAGAGATACGCGGCAATCAGCGAGAAGTGATTTTGCGAGGTCGAGATCCAAGCCTCACCTTGACTCGTAATAATCAGCAAGTGCCATTTAAAGAGGCAGCTCAGGAACTGCTTGAAGCGGTAATGGGCACGGCTAAATTGCTTGACCAAGCAAATCAAACCAATGAGTATTCAGAGTCGGTGCGGCAACAACAGGCAAAGGTTGTTGATAGTCATTTGACGCCGTCTGGTCAAATGATGGATGAACTCAATCAAGGAACTGATTTTGTCGAGCTCGCACGACATCAAGCAGACAGATTTAAAGACTATTTTGATGCTTTGCCACGTGATCCAAAGTTTGACGTGGAGCATGCTGAGATGGCGCAACAGTCTTTGGCCAAACAGGCAGAATTAGAGGCATCAGACACCCAGAGTTTTGACGATTTTCTGGCAGAATATAACGCCTCTTAG
- a CDS encoding mechanosensitive ion channel family protein, producing the protein MSDLKSSTASLPTADPQAALSVTETAQDVVDQVPQFVELLPEVLKPYWQFVQQYPAGEALAIMLVFWAGAYLIRRYVIRLIENLSKRTKSDLDDAIISEIRGPIFSSTLWFGVIVATQSAGFTDGAYRFITPIALSMILLALTRMALSVSGKLITTLSRDQVRFRKLDIRTEPLLIITSKIVLMLISAYMVLMVWGINPVGLLASAGIVGIAVGFAAKDTLANLFSGVFILADRPYKLGDFVILDSGERGQVTHIGIRSTRLLTRDDIEVTVPNGVIGNAKIVNESGGSHTAMRIRLDVQCAYDADLDEVERLLMELAENEPEINVHPTPRVRVRGFRDSGIDVQLMGWINEPADRGRITHIMFKKIHAAFREHELEIPFPKRDITIKHEES; encoded by the coding sequence ATGAGCGACCTAAAATCATCCACTGCCAGTCTGCCAACCGCGGACCCTCAAGCAGCTCTATCCGTTACCGAGACCGCACAAGACGTAGTGGATCAAGTTCCGCAATTCGTCGAGCTGTTGCCGGAAGTCCTTAAGCCTTACTGGCAATTCGTGCAGCAATACCCCGCCGGTGAAGCACTCGCTATTATGTTGGTGTTTTGGGCCGGCGCGTACCTGATTCGCCGTTATGTAATCCGGCTTATTGAGAACCTATCTAAGCGAACTAAAAGCGACTTAGACGATGCAATCATCTCTGAAATTCGCGGCCCGATTTTTTCGAGCACACTTTGGTTTGGAGTAATCGTAGCAACTCAATCGGCCGGCTTTACCGACGGAGCTTATCGATTTATTACGCCGATCGCGCTCTCTATGATTTTATTGGCCTTAACGCGCATGGCCTTGTCGGTTTCAGGAAAACTAATTACCACGTTATCGCGCGATCAAGTCCGCTTTAGAAAACTCGACATCCGCACTGAGCCATTACTGATTATTACTAGCAAGATAGTGCTGATGCTTATTTCAGCCTACATGGTGCTAATGGTTTGGGGCATCAATCCTGTGGGGCTACTGGCCTCAGCTGGAATCGTTGGTATCGCAGTCGGTTTTGCAGCTAAAGACACCTTAGCCAATTTGTTCTCTGGTGTGTTTATTTTGGCGGATCGCCCCTACAAACTTGGCGACTTTGTGATACTTGACAGCGGCGAACGTGGTCAGGTCACTCATATTGGCATTCGCAGTACTCGACTCCTGACCCGTGATGATATCGAAGTAACCGTCCCTAACGGAGTAATCGGCAATGCCAAAATTGTCAATGAAAGTGGCGGCTCACATACTGCGATGCGTATCCGCTTGGACGTGCAATGTGCTTACGACGCGGATTTAGACGAAGTAGAACGATTGTTGATGGAATTGGCTGAGAATGAGCCCGAAATAAACGTGCATCCGACACCAAGGGTTCGCGTACGAGGATTTCGCGATAGCGGCATAGACGTACAACTAATGGGCTGGATCAACGAGCCTGCCGACCGTGGGCGGATTACCCATATAATGTTCAAAAAGATCCATGCTGCTTTCAGGGAACACGAACTCGAAATCCCATTCCCTAAACGCGACATCACGATAAAACACGAAGAGTCCTAA